A stretch of Parvimonas micra DNA encodes these proteins:
- a CDS encoding phosphoglycerate kinase has translation MNKKVITDLEVTSKRVIVRVDFNVPMSKTEEGKITDNARIVAALPTIKYLIENNAKIILLSHLGRPKGEAKKEFSLAPVAKELSKLLNKDVKFLQSNLVVDDNVKNEVLKLKDGEIALLENTRFRNEETKNIDDFSKELAELGELYINDAFGTSHRAHCSNVGLCKFLPSAVGFLVEKEISIMGKALSNPERPFVAILGGAKVSDKITVIENLIEKVDSIIIGGGMAFTFLKSLGYSVGKSLLEEDKIDLAKELIEKAKSKNVKILLPIDVVVCKEFSNDSEFKTVNIDSIEDDYMGLDIGEKTVKLFSDEINNAKTVVWNGPMGVFEMSNFAKGTFEIAKSIAESEAISIIGGGDSASAAEKSGYKDKITHISTGGGASLEFLEGKILPGIDSIDNK, from the coding sequence ATGAATAAAAAAGTTATTACTGATTTAGAAGTGACCTCAAAAAGAGTTATTGTAAGAGTTGATTTTAACGTTCCAATGTCAAAAACAGAAGAAGGTAAAATTACTGATAATGCTAGAATAGTAGCAGCATTACCTACAATCAAATATTTAATTGAAAATAATGCAAAAATAATTTTATTATCTCATCTAGGTAGACCAAAGGGAGAAGCTAAGAAAGAATTTTCATTAGCACCAGTAGCTAAAGAATTATCTAAACTTTTAAATAAAGATGTTAAATTTTTACAAAGTAATTTAGTAGTGGATGATAATGTAAAAAATGAAGTTTTAAAATTAAAAGATGGAGAAATTGCTTTGCTTGAAAATACAAGATTTAGAAATGAAGAAACAAAAAATATCGATGATTTTTCAAAAGAATTGGCTGAACTAGGTGAATTATATATAAATGACGCTTTTGGTACAAGCCACAGGGCGCATTGTTCAAATGTTGGACTTTGTAAGTTTTTACCATCAGCTGTGGGATTTTTAGTAGAAAAGGAAATTTCTATAATGGGAAAAGCACTTTCTAATCCTGAAAGACCTTTTGTAGCAATTTTAGGAGGAGCAAAAGTATCTGATAAAATTACTGTTATTGAAAATTTGATTGAAAAAGTAGACAGTATAATAATCGGAGGAGGAATGGCATTTACATTCTTAAAATCTTTAGGTTATTCAGTAGGTAAAAGTTTATTGGAAGAAGATAAAATCGATTTAGCAAAAGAGTTGATTGAAAAAGCAAAAAGTAAAAATGTTAAGATATTATTACCTATAGATGTCGTTGTTTGTAAAGAATTTTCTAATGATTCTGAATTTAAAACAGTTAATATAGATTCAATAGAAGATGATTATATGGGATTAGATATTGGAGAAAAGACGGTTAAACTATTTTCAGATGAAATTAATAATGCAAAAACTGTTGTTTGGAATGGTCCAATGGGAGTTTTTGAAATGTCAAATTTTGCAAAGGGTACATTTGAAATTGCAAAGTCTATTGCAGAAAGTGAAGCGATTAGTATTATTGGTGGAGGAGATAGTGCATCTGCTGCTGAAAAATCAGGTTATAAAGATAAAATAACACATATTTCAACAGGTGGAGGCGCATCTTTAGAATTCTTAGAAGGTAAGATTTTACCAGGAATTGACTCAATAGATAATAAATAA